The proteins below are encoded in one region of Oncorhynchus masou masou isolate Uvic2021 chromosome 15, UVic_Omas_1.1, whole genome shotgun sequence:
- the mpg gene encoding DNA-3-methyladenine glycosylase, protein MSGRKRTQISVPESEDQVKRGVSLRQVRSTVHDHESGDVKPGTVKSQYFSKEGDPQRLGEEFFNQPCISLAKAFLGKVLVRRSADGTELRGRVVETEAYLGGEDKASHSAGGKCTERNTAMFMKPGTIYVYPIYGIYLCMNVSSQGEGAAVLLRALEPLHGLPLMRQLRTARRREGARPLKDKELCNGPSKLCQALDIPRCFDRRDLASEPEVWLERDPQIGPQEPGLREVVSASRIGIDSHGEWATKPLRFYLRGHHCVSVVDKQAETES, encoded by the exons ATGTCAGGGCGAAAGAGGACGCAAATATCCGTACCTGAGTCCGAGGACCAAGTAAAAAGGGGCGTGTCACTGAGACAGGTGAGGTCTACCGTCCATGACCATGAGAGCGGTGATGTTAAACCAGGGACAGTGAAGAGTCAGTACTTCTCCAAGGAGGGGGACCCTCAAAGGCTTGGAGAAGAGTTCTTCAACCAGCCCTGTATAAGTTTGGCTAAAGCATTCCTGGGCAAG GTATTGGTGCGTCGGAGTGCGGATGGCACTGAGCTGAGAGGGAGGGTGGTGGAGACTGAGGCCtacctgggaggagaggacaaggCCTCTCACTCTGCTGGGGGAAAATGCACTGAGAGGAACACAGCAATGTttatgaaacctggcaccatctatGTGTACCCCATCTATGGCATCTACCTCTGTATGAATGTTTCCAGTCAAG GGGAGGGTGCTGCCGTGCTTCTGCGGGCTCTGGAGCCTCTACATGGCCTGCCTCTAATGAGGCAGCTGCGGACAGCCAGGCGGAGAGAGGGGGCCAGGCCCCTGAAGGACAAGGAGCTATGCAATGGTCCCTCAAAGCTGTGCCAGGCCCTGGACATACCACGCTGCTTCGACCGGAGAGACCTAGCCTCAGAGCCAGAGGTGTGGCTGGAGAGGGACCCCCAGATAGGACCGCAAGAGCCAGGCCTCAGGGAGGTGGTCTCAGCAAGCCGGATCGGCATTGACTCTCATGGGGAATGGGCCACCAAACCCCTGCGCTTCTATCTGCGTGGTCACCACTGTGTGAGTGTAGTGGACaaacaggcagagacagagagttga